Part of the Polyangium spumosum genome is shown below.
CTCGGGATGCGTGATCCGCGGCGCGGGCGCCGCCGTGCGGGCAGGGGAGGGCACCTGCGCCTGCACCTGCGCCTGCACCTGCGCCTGCGCCTGCGCGCCGTTGACGGCGAACGAACGATCGTCGCCCTGCCGCACGAGCGCGACGTCGTCGAGCGCGGTCGCGAAGATCTCGAGCGAGAGCGCGCGCGCCGCGACGATCTCCCCGGCGAACGTCTGCAGGCCGAACGGACCCTCCTGCACGAGCGTGGCGAAGAGCCGCACGCTCACGCCTGCACCCTCCGTCGCGATGTTGCCGGTGACGGAGACGGCCATCACGGGCGCGTCGATCCGCCGCGTCACGCGCGCGCCGCCCGCGTCCACGCTCGCGAGCTCCACGCTGTCGAGCACGCCCGTACCCGACAGCCGACCGGCCCTGGCGGAGGCCTCCTCGAGCGCGCGCGCGAGCTCGCGTGGCACCACCTCGCCGCTCTCGGCCCTGACGACCAGATGGCGAATCCCTCTCGATTCGACGACGTTCATCGA
Proteins encoded:
- a CDS encoding PCC domain-containing protein; the protein is MNVVESRGIRHLVVRAESGEVVPRELARALEEASARAGRLSGTGVLDSVELASVDAGGARVTRRIDAPVMAVSVTGNIATEGAGVSVRLFATLVQEGPFGLQTFAGEIVAARALSLEIFATALDDVALVRQGDDRSFAVNGAQAQAQVQAQVQAQVPSPARTAAPAPRITHPEAPRAVSPFPAAAHAASDLPTAPTPVARPMQHRDDVEVYPETGDLVSHFHFGECEVMSSDGERIRLRQEKDGRVREVALGMLKIEAPTTDPATGKRHFHLSRKH